The genomic segment ttAAGTCTTGCAATAGAAATATAAGAAGAATCCCCTAAAGTTTCCCTAAAAAGACCAAAAGCAGAAAGGAGAGTTTGACTTCTTTTTAAATGGgctgtttgtttgtctctgtgtcctGGAGAGGAGGAGCCTGACGAAGTTTCACAATTAGGGGAAAGTTTTACAAATCCCTGTTTTCATGCTGTAACAATAACAGAGGGGATTTCCTCTGACAGCTGGGCGTGAACTGAAGGTTGTTCCAGATCCGGATGGTTTTCAGACTGGATGCTCCTTTCTGTTTGTAAATCCATCtggtttaaactttttattttccctcctttaacaataaaaaaatgttctactTCAGGTTTCCAGGCTGGACGTTTgtgttaaacagttttaaaggaACTTGCTATGAGTTATTTGATTATTGTTGgtcaaattaaactttaaagaaataacttttcatCTGCGCTCGGTTTTATTTGTGGCGTCCCCCAAGGCTGCTGTGTAGGAACCATTTTCATTCAGTTCAGGTCAAAATGCATAACATCCCTGTATTTGATCATCAGGCGTGTCTAGTAAAAgtatcaataaactttaataatttaaatgccAAGTCCTTATTTGAACGAAAGGAGCAGCGATTAATGCTTATGCTGAAAtgcttatttaaatgatttgagTGACATTTACCAGCacagttcctttaaatctgatAGATTACATGTTCTATAGATTAAATTAGAGGCTTTATGTTATGATTACATCTGCTGAAGATGactcaaagacatttttatgatgACAGAAGCTCCTCCTCTGGTTTGGTGACGTCACAGTTTtgcattcatttgttttctgtttcggTTAAAGCTTCGTCGCTGAAAACgctcataaaaacatattttaagcaGAAGATGTCCACCGCAAATGGATCCTTTTCATTGTTGGTTCCTCTGGAGATCAGACTACCAGGAtcattttaaaggtttcttTAATTAtggactttatatttcagttaatgaggtaatgttttacatttcatgtaaACACAGACTTCTTAAAGTCTTTAATTTTCCTGGTTCccagcagattatttattttttgtgccagtcaaatctctttatttatttatttatttatttatttatttatttatttatttatttatttatttatttatttatttattttttaattgttattttttttacatttttttcaaatcaatttctGTACTTTTTCTGCTGAATCAGGTTTATTGTTCTGCTTGTAAACGTCAGAACTTCCGGgtgtttatttcattatttaaccaccagagggagacagagagcTGCGTTTATAATGATAAActttaactcagaaatttaatTATATAAGTGCTAATTCCAGACATAAAGAggatgtttgtgtgtaaaataataaaataaaacaaaataaatgtagcatATGTTTAGATCACCATATTTTCATATTGCACAgagtttattgttgtttttagatcTATTTGAAGcgtttaaaatcaaatgtttgcatAAACTCACAGATGCTGCAGTCGTTCCAGCTCCTCCATCGCAGCAGAAAGCGAAATCAGGTTGTGAAGGTAAAAATCACTCATGACTGTTTTTTCATcaggaaacacaagaaaacaagctgaataaatgtttacatcagTTCATACATCAGTAAATATctaaataatgaacaaaaacctTGAAGAATAATCATCTCAGGGTGACATAAAGGAGACAATATTACTAACATTACTCTGAATATTAATGTTAATGTCTCAATATGAGGCAAAATGTATCAACAAAAATAGACTGATTAAAAAAtggcagaagaaaaataaagtttgttaaaGACAGGCTGCAGTCCGACTGCTTCTTACCTCCCAGGTGAGTCTGAAGAGAAAACCTGGAGCTGCTATTGtctcataaaatgtttatgaaagCAAAACGGATCAGACAGTGGAAAAAACCCCGTGGGTGTTTCCctaactttatttaaatctttgaagaagaaaacagttttactttcttattattaacattttgttgaaaataagaagttaaatcatgtttttttctgttcaactcagaataaattaatttctgtgtttattctaTGAATAGAAAATAATACTATATTATATAattgcaacaaaacatttatttattgtttagtCAGAGGAACCAGAAGTCAGATAAAGGctgaaaatgaatcttttaatttttaattttcttatttttcatataatatagtctctttgttttaatgcacaaacatgtatttaaattatgtactttttaaatcttacaTAGTTGCACATTCCTTAAATCTGAGTATTCTATTTAtgataatataaaattataactttGTCCTTACtgtacatgtttgttttttatttgttttaatatattttatgttactttGGAGCTGAAATCCAGTTGAACAGGTTTAGATATAAATACAAactggatgatgatggatgtcCAAAAAAATCCCAGAATTAAACTTCTCATCAGTCCGACGATTTATgggaagagaggaggaagaggaagatgctGAGTTGTAACTCAGTTTGGATCATTTATTTTAGTGATCAGGTCCAAAATGTATCGGCTCTTTCCTCAGATTCTCAATCAGATCCtataaaatgtctttcaatCTTTATCTgaagtgtgtttatttatatttagcagccaaagagtaaaataaaaaagcacaaagaTCCACAAAGTGTCACAAACCTGttatcagatatttaaaaatgtgaacatggttagtttttattattttcgtTTCACGGCCTTAAAATCCTGGAGTTCTTCTTCACACCTCCTCACCGTTTAGATTCATTTACAGAAAGATTTTCTTTCCCTGAGCTGCTCAATAATGTCtagtttcatttttcaaaacctctggaataaaaattttattaattaaactcACTTCTACTGAACCTGCTTAGTTTTAAGACCGACTGGCAACTTGTGCTCTCTTGtaattttcttaaaagttattttcttcagttatGATTTATGtatattaattacatttttggtattgttaatatttatgtatccaataaaatcagatttaatttaattgtgagtttaaaatgttttcttgatgAATTTCTTTAGAGTTTTTCATGTGTTGTCTTATTCTGTTGgatatttattcacttttttctttttttgtacatgtcatattttctatttaataaacattatagactttgattattttctttggtgtttattgtttaaatgtccCCATTAAAAGTCTTCGCTCATCACCTGAcaatctgtttttcattttaatctttaaaaatattttctttttcatccttTGATTTGAATTAATAATGAGACCcttaaaagttttatatatcttttttattatttcacttttttcttttgtgaaataagaaaaatcttatttttcctTATAACAAGGAAAAATAattccttttattatttttaagaactttGAAGAGCTTTTATTATGAAACTCCTTGTCAGATAACAAAAGCTAGAGccaaaataattcttaaaataaaaacaaaaaaggatttttggATAAAACCAAAGTAGCATGTACAAAATGCAATTATGAATTATCCTTCCACCAAAGCACAGGAAGTTTATAgttaatatttccaaattaaaacctttaatcAAACCTTCCAGaatgtgaaaactttaaattgtataTGTTTGGTTTCTAGATAcctagaaggtgtgtccaaacgtttggtctgtactatacatagaaaccaaaaacataaataaatacaatatatatacacagtacTGTGGTGCACGCTTCAGATTTCAGGGAAAGTTCATCCCAAGAGCTTTGACTGTTTCAACAAGTTATTTCTCAAATATGTCAAAGAATCGTTGAGATCTGTCTGCTCCACACATGATTCAGTAACTTCTGTGGTCCGCTACATCTCTTGGTCGGACACAATGGATTCAATCCTTCCACACGCTCTCTGGCTGATAGAGGAACTGTTGGCATGTCGCTGTAAGGAACATCGTCTGACAGAACAAAAAGCTGCTGAAGACcagcaacagagaaaagaaaaattagactCTGAGGTGGCAACAGACGAGACAGATGACAGCAGTCCTGTTTCTGAAAACCAGGAATCGGATTTGAAGATGGCGGATGAATTCATTTTGGAGGAACTTTCAAAGATCAGTAACGTACATGATTCGATCTCTAATGAGAGGAAACCAGACATAAAGGTGGTGGAGGAATTTATTACGGAGGATTCAGATCTGACAAAGGTGACTGATCTTACTTTGAAGGAAAAGGAATCATGTCTGGAAATGGTGGAAGAAAGAACAGTTCCAACAGCAGAAAACTTAGTTTCAGAGAAATCGACCCACTCAAAAGGCAGACAGATAGTTAATGCACagcaggggtcagaggtcaccatAAAGGTTGCTGAACCGCTGCCAGTCACAGagaaggaggagcagcagacataaaaaatttctgagattaatttaaaactttctgagtttttcGGCAGGAGTTTActcctgtttttctctgtctacTGTGGCTCTAATATGCCATCACAAATTTGTCCTTTCAGGGCTCCTgcttaatattaaataaagacacagttagaaatgtttgaaagatttaatcatttttcatgtttctccaGAACTTTCTCTCAGTCTCATTTCCTCAAACCAGTTTCCAGGTCTGGAAATCTGCAGTCAGGAATTTCAGGTTTCCCTTAAAAACCACAGATAGTTCATTGCGGTTGACGTCCCACTCTGACAGAAATGCGTGGACTATCCTCTGGCTCCCTCTGGTGGTGGTTGTCAGTTCCTGCGCTGCTCCTGGTCTTTCCTGCGctgtttttccttctgtttctccAGTTTGTCCAGagctttcctctctttctccgCCGCAGTTTGGACGTCTTTGATGCGGCGCTTCAGAGCGCTGCGGTCGGACGAACTGAGCACGCCCAGACCCTGCAGAGGACAGAGACAGCAGAGGGTCAGAGTTCCTCTGGAGGAGTGACCCCATCATCATCACCGTCCTCATCGTCACCTTCAGCTTGGTGCCGtccatctgcagcagctgctctccATCGATGTCTCTGGCGCTGAACTCTGGGATGTACTGGTCCATGTGGAGTCCTCGGAGCCACTGACAAACCTCCTGGGTCGACCAGGAGGAGACGGAGGAGGAAGGCTCGTCACCgggctgaggaggaggaggaggaggaggaggaggaggaggaagaggaggaagaggaggaggaggaggaggaggaggaagaggaagaggaagaggaagaagaggaggaggaggaggaggaggaggaggaggaggaggaggaagaggaagaggaggaagaggaggaggagcaggaggaggaggaggagacgatTGTAAAGATacacactaaaaaaaattaacagcaataatttgttttatttagtctgtCACTGAGAAAAGAAATGTGGGTCTTCatctttcaaagtcatattttcatcatgttattcctacatttataaatgtcagaaatccaaacaaaatatttaattcacaagctacatatttagtttacaaaagatatgattttaaaagtaaaatcatatcagattttcatattttactttttttctccctttctcttcTAATAATAGAAAtgactaaaaatgaaaaaatataattgttttattttaaaataaaacaaaatatttatattaaatatataattattattatataatataacTATAATACTAGAAGATCAGacacaattttaccagaaaattcatttttttaaaatgtttaatgagaaaaaagtccTGAGGATCTGATCTGATGTGGTTGTTTCTACTAAATATACTCAGTTGCTTATACAATAGTTTCAGAGTCCAGCTACTCATAATTATTTCATGCTGATGTGCTAAAAGTTTTAGTATTTCTATATCAAACTATCACTACataagatgctcaacattcttgatttaattttttatttatttttttgttggagtGCTCTTAAAATTACCACTTTAATCTTCTAATATAAatttgttcttgcattatttagACTCCGTTATCACATGACAGTATTCTTgttatattatgactttattctcataagtaaatatttaaaaaatcctggCCTGGTCCTAATGTTCTGTTGTAGAGTTGATTTGAattcaaagtttaaataaatagaagttgATCAACTTGTCTGGACCTGCTGAGATCATCGTTTCTATGGAAACCCAAGGGGTGCATTGGTGAAAAGCATcctgattttccaaaaattaaatcttgaaaaacaaaaaatttgataaattgATAAGATCCTTTTATCGAAGAGCTTTAACCCAGATATATTCTGGGATCTCAGAGCATCACCTCATCGGAGGACTGGGACAGGGTGTGGTACGGATGGGAGGATCTGGAGGACGActctggaggaggagaggtggAAGACGAggtgggaggaggagaaaacTCTTCACTGAGAGCCGACTCCTGgacaaagagcagaaacaacataattataaaagattttctcttatattcaggttttttttattgcaaatcttttaaaaatcacaatttcatctgcataaaaaatattttattagggttgaaacacaaattattttggTGATcaattaatatattattttgacaattaatcaattaaatggataaaaaaaagattggaatATTctcctgattttttatttactacttAAGCCTTTTTACTCAACatcagaaatacattaaaagctgcaaataaacaaataattaaattaattttaaaataagaattgtATTGTCTAAAATTAAATATCAATGTTCCTTTAAGAAGATCTGTTGgttatattttgaatttgcCAATTTAATAATTGgaggagatttttttatatgtataaaaaaattgaaCAAAGCTGAAATCATGCCACTTgagaagtttttaatttaaaatcaaaacattttttgtacaattttgtcTTAATTATGGCTCTGagtattttgttctttcagaaaatgaccTTTTTCAGAGCATGCATACttcagttaacaattaatcagttactaaacTAGTTGACAATTActtcagtaatcgattaatcatgattaatgtCATTGATCATTTCAGCCCTATATTTTATCatcttttgtaatatttttttggttaaaGGATGGAATTAAAGATGGATTTTTGTCtctaattttactgaaataGTTTAAAATAGAACAGTAAATATGAAACCCTGCAGACATGATGACACAAAACAGCATctatgcagaaaaataaaataaacctttccataaaaaatatttttaataattcaataagaaacatttatgaTCAGCCAGGATCCAGAACTGAGTCTTCGTTGTGTCAAAGGAAACCTTCTGGGTTTCAATCGTTCCCAGATTGAAACCTGGAGTCCAGCATTCGCCTCAGAGTGAGACATCACTCTGCGGCTCCTGCTGGAGGATCTCTGCTGCGGCTCTAATGGAGCTGTAATGATGGACGAGAGGAGTCGGAAACCAGAGCTTCCTGCTGAATCTGACCACCACATATTTCACTGACCGCAAAGCAAACCGCAGCTGGGGGGTCATGTGAccctgtcagccaatcagaattaATCTGCCTGCTGCAGATAGATTCACTGCTCCATCAGATGTCAAatcagttcacttcaaccgaactgaGACCTAGGATTGTAGGCAGaccagaatgtttttgtttttgtccacatcagagttcgattacACAGCCACACGTCCCTAAATAAACCCCTAGACCAGGGGGGgcactccaggcctggaggttcggtctcctgcaacgtttagacgtgtctctacttcaacacgcctgagtcaaataatgaagtcattagcagaactttggagaacctgactgctcttaggaggtgattcagctatttgATTctagtgtgttggaccagaaaGACATCTATGAgatgcaggacaccggccctcgaggaccaggactgcccTGCCCTattcaaacaaactagagttcaaTTAATGTGCACTAAAGAAGGATGGTGTGAATGCAGGCTaaacttttattatgtttccCTGATCAGGTTAGGATAGATTTATGGactacacaaaacatgttagTTAATTTTTCTTGCACAAATCATTATTAGATAaagagattttagtctgctgaTGTCAGAATGATCTGTTTCAAGgattctgtcactttaaatccaagtaagctgctgctggtcacgCCCCCCAACCCAACGTTTACAcacacgtgaaaatggctgcaaacagatgcacaactATATAATCATACATTTGTGAAAAGCATAAGTAGAGCCTTCtccacaaccaacaagaatgcagaatttctggatggtaagtcaacaagaaaacacttgttttttccagcagccattgtacagcacatacagcaataaaaccagctgatcaaacgtactggagctccacttgggttgctaggtgatgggctcGGCTTGgctgcggttgctaggtaacaccACATTGCCTGTTGAGTGTGCGGCTTTTGAAagggctcattttccagacaccaaaacacattGACACATTGTTAAAAAGTTACTGTGTGAGGTTTTTAAATTGCTTGGTCTGttttagaagcagctgagacccaaatggaagaacaaaacatgcaaaatgtaaattttgccTAATTGTTCTCTAAACTAGCTGTTTGTGTTGCTCtcctttcagaaagaaatattcaTGTAACAGCAAAATAACTTTCcaactattaaaatgttttcttgccaTTTATTCTGGGCCTGAAAAAGTACATCCAAAAACTGAATTAACTCTTTACTTCTCATTCAAAATCATATTCTGGACTTCATACTTCAGGCCTAAAGAAGAAAGTACCTGTGAGTGGGACTTCCTGGGTCTCTGGGAGCCCAGCGGGGGGATTTTAGGAGAACATGGAGGAGTcccagaggaggagaaggaccCCCGACCTTCAGTGAACCAGGAAAATGAGACGAAGGATCCAGAGGACCGAGACGGACTCTCAGACGGTTCTCTGAGGACAGGAGACATGTCCAACAACGGTTAATAGAGTGGTTCTGGAGGAAGCAGAAGGTCATGTTGGTGATGGACCCACCTGCTGCCCACAGAGAGCCTGTTAGATTTATCTTTCCTCACTCTGATGTAGGAACGTCTGAGCGTCACCCTGAGACACAGAGGACACCATCACCGACTGAGCCGGGGACGGCTGGACAGAAATGTTTAACTTGTGCAGGAGAACTCAGTTTACTCACCCTAAATCCAGGAAACGTCTCTTTGTCTTCTTATCAAAGACGACGGTCGGACTGCCAGGATCGGCTGGACTCGTGTCTCGACTCGTATCAGAAACcagaactgaaacaaacaagTGATTATAAATTAGGAGCAGAAACATGTGATTCCCTGTTTAAGGTGAGTTACAGGTGTGTTTATAACACCCACTATCAAAATTGCGTATTTACaatattaaattgttttgtgtcCTCGTTTCCAGTTGCGTTTATGGCTCCTATAATCATCAATATAAGCTACACGACGAGTTTACAGCTGCGTTAAAGGTGTGTATCCAGGTGTGTTTAATTGTTCAGCTCTTCATATACAAAGCAAAGACAAATCCCAGATAAATGGAATTAATTGAACTTCCCAGTTGTATACGCATGCAATTGTGAATTTTCTGTGTGTATCCAGGTGTGTTTTCCAGGTGTGGATGCAAGCATTTTGGGGAATAGAAGCTGATTCACTGTTTTTACAGGTGGGCATACAGGTGTGTTTAATTCTTTATGGCTCTTTACATCAAAATCCGGGACATATGCCAGACAGCAGCATATGTGTGTCTAGTTGTGTGTATCCAGGTGTGTTCAAAGCTCCTATAGTCTGTATGCAGCGCAACACTATCAACTAATGTTTATCCAGGTGCATTAAAGTTGTGTTTATAGCTCCTATAATCAAGACTTGAGCTACAGGAGCTATTTACAAGTGTGCAACCAGGTGTGTGTCCAGGTGCATTAAAGTTGTATTTACAATTCCTTTAATCAAGACTAGAGCTAAATGGCTCTGTTTATAGGTGTGTGTCCTGGTGTGTAACCAGGTGTGTGTACCTTCGCTGTCCGGCCTCCTGTTCCTCCTCATGTATACAGGTGAGCAGTCAGAGGAAGGGCAGGATTTAGACGGCGAGCTGCTCGGTGTCACCAGAGCCTCCTGTGACGTGGTGTTGGTCAGCTGATGGTACCGCCCCCGTGGTGGAGCGGCCAATGAGGCGCCCTCATCCTCTGGAGACCGACGCCCCTGAGACGGCAAggtgaaacaggaagaagattcttttttctgttttttcaaaagtaaacGCTCTGTATGATTCCTTCTGATTGGTCTCACCAGCGATGCGTCGAAGGAAAATGCGGGGGTTCGAGAGGACACAAGTAAATCAGGTGAGGGGGAGGAGCCTCTCATGGCCAGGTGTAGAGGTGAGCGGGTGGACTGTACCGGACTTTCCTGGTAACACACTCAGGAGAT from the Gambusia affinis linkage group LG19, SWU_Gaff_1.0, whole genome shotgun sequence genome contains:
- the samd14 gene encoding sterile alpha motif domain-containing protein 14, which codes for MSAGLEDTDNVFDLNEAVPETELLDNSIQKGRAQLSVKTRRHRPSRSRYRDSVSSTEGDDGFDRKESPVQSTRSPLHLAMRGSSPSPDLLVSSRTPAFSFDASLGRRSPEDEGASLAAPPRGRYHQLTNTTSQEALVTPSSSPSKSCPSSDCSPVYMRRNRRPDSEVLVSDTSRDTSPADPGSPTVVFDKKTKRRFLDLGVTLRRSYIRVRKDKSNRLSVGSREPSESPSRSSGSFVSFSWFTEGRGSFSSSGTPPCSPKIPPLGSQRPRKSHSQESALSEEFSPPPTSSSTSPPPESSSRSSHPYHTLSQSSDEPGDEPSSSVSSWSTQEVCQWLRGLHMDQYIPEFSARDIDGEQLLQMDGTKLKGLGVLSSSDRSALKRRIKDVQTAAEKERKALDKLEKQKEKQRRKDQEQRRN